In the Gossypium arboreum isolate Shixiya-1 chromosome 10, ASM2569848v2, whole genome shotgun sequence genome, one interval contains:
- the LOC108461573 gene encoding PRA1 family protein B3: MATIPMTNSQSTAGSGPQSQPPITNPAFRTFLSRLTSSIRQGFSQRRPWYELIDRTAMARPDNLTDAYSRIRKNFSYFKVNYITLLALVLAFSLLSHPFSLLVLLGLLAAWLFLYLFRPSDQPLVIFGRTFSDRETLGILVVLTVFIVFLTSIGSLLISAILIGVAIVCIHGAFRVPEDLFLDDQDPANSGFLSFLGNAASSAAIAAAPAVASRV, encoded by the coding sequence ATGGCGACCATTCCGATGACAAATTCTCAATCCACCGCTGGCAGTGGACCCCAATCACAACCCCCAATAACCAACCCTGCTTTCCGTACATTCCTCTCACGACTGACGTCTTCGATCCGTCAGGGATTCTCCCAGCGTCGGCCATGGTACGAACTCATCGATCGGACTGCCATGGCCCGTCCCGACAATTTAACGGATGCTTATTCTCGGATCCGTAAAAACTTTTCCTATTTCAAAGTAAATTACATTACTCTACTTGCACTTGTACTCGCTTTCTCGCTTTTGTCTCATCCATTTTCCCTCCTCGTTCTCCTCGGCCTCCTCGCCGCTTGGCTCTTCTTATACTTGTTCCGACCGTCGGATCAACCTCTCGTAATCTTCGGCCGTACATTCTCCGATCGTGAGACGCTTGGCATCTTGGTGGTGCTGACGGTATTCATCGTGTTCTTAACCAGCATTGGCTCGCTCTTGATCTCCGCCATTTTGATTGGAGTTGCCATTGTTTGTATACACGGTGCGTTTAGGGTTCCGGAGGACTTGTTTTTAGACGATCAGGATCCTGCAAACTCCGGATTCCTCTCCTTCCTCGGCAACGCGGCCTCTTCCGCTGCCATTGCGGCGGCCCCTGCTGTTGCCTCACGTGTGTGA